The Lolium rigidum isolate FL_2022 chromosome 1, APGP_CSIRO_Lrig_0.1, whole genome shotgun sequence region TTTTTGAATCGTTTTGTctgttctgttttttcttttctttttttcttttctttttctttaatagAAATTGAtaaaatcttaaaaatatttgaattttaaaattgttcaaatctaaaaaatgttcgaatttgaaaataaaacaaatctgaaaatgttcagatttaaaagtgttcaaatctgaaaaatgttcaaatttgaaaatcgttcaaatctgaaaaaattgcagatttttctaaaaatgatttatttctttcaaaatgttcaaatctgaaaatattcaaacttgaaatttgttcaaatctaaaaaatgatcaaatctaaaaattgttcaaatctgaaaaaatgttcacatttaaaaaaatgatttctttttaaaaaatgttcaattttgaaaaatatttaattatgaaaaatgttcatattttccaaaaaaaacagaaaaaagaaaagaaaaagaaaaaacgtcTTACCTGATGTTGGGTCGTGGCCAGTTAGTAACCTAGGGCGCACGGGGTGTGCGGCAACCGCATCAACGCCGACCAACTCGGTGGATTAGTGGATAGCACGTGAAACGCGTCTTTCTCAATGCCTTGAATGCTTACGAATGCCTTCATACAATCAGAAGACAACATGAAAAAAGACCTTACTTGCCTAAATATTGATATGATGAAAAGCGTACGAGCATGTGGAATAGGATTATCTACATGGCCATAGGAAGTTGTGTTTCGCACCTCAGTGGATTGAAATGGTCACGAGAAGCGTCATGAATGTTCGTTATGCGGTCTGGGTTGATGGGGAGCTCACTTTGTCGATTGTCCCATCGAGGGGAATATGACATGAGATTCAATCAGTCCTTATCTCTTCCTACTTTGCAACGAAGGTTTGTCAAGTTTGTTGCATATACGGTTCAAATCGGTGGGAGGTGACCAAATTTCTCCCCCGTCTTTTCGGAGATGCGCACGTAATCCCGCCATCACCGAGCTTACACAGGTGGGGCGCAGGTTTTCCCTTTTCGCCCGATAAGAGCTTGGCTCACTGGAAACGATGGAATCAGCATGTAAGGGGGAAATGTGCTTTAAGAAGCGCACGGGCTGAGATTTTGATACGGGCCGGGTAACTAATTGGCCGTTTGTTGACCCGCAGGATACGAGAAACGGGGTCGGAGCAACCAATCTAGTGTACACGAGCCCCACCGGCCATATCCTCTACAATGGATCCTTCATGCGAAAACCTCTTTTTACAGGCACCAGTACCTACATCAGTGACATCAACGGTGACATCAGCCATGTGATGACCCAATTTTCTCACAAAATTGTGAAACAAGACTGAAACATAATTAAAACGTGTGAAATATACCACAATGACGTCACCATGTACCAGTCCAGTTTCATAAAATTTCACTTATATTTtagttattagttttatattacaAATGTCAAAATGCTCACTCGTAGTAACTGAACTTTTTTTTAGGTAAAAGTAGTAActggacttagagcatctccatcggcgaGCCCCATAGCGGCCCGATAGTAATTTGTTGGTCGGGAGCGAAAATGGGTTCACACCGACATGCCCCAAATAGCGCCGACGCTTtcccgagcccaatagaagcgtcggcaaccccgtgtcggccccttggCCAAGGGTGTGAACCGGGCGCGCCGCGCCTCGCGAGgtggaaaattttgggcgtgggagccgcctatcagccacacatcccaaaagtcgacgccagcgcgGAGTAGCGGGGCTGAcacgtcagcggcacattcagtTTTAACCTAACCATCGCCTACCTCGTGACGGGAGTTATTAGCACGCAGCGACGAtgcagtttccgcagacgcgcagcgaaccgtcccgtcgcgcctagctctccgtgccggcgttaatgagcgccaccgctcccccgccttcctccggcctataaaaagggcgctATCGCATCGTCCctcccacacaaaccctagcacctCTCTCCCCAATCCTAGTCGGCGCCATCTAAAGAGACGAtgccatgtctggtcgaggccaaggtcgcggtcgtggtcgtggccgcggcagagctgcacgctcgtcgtcgcctgcgacgccatagtcttcatcgtcggacctgcaggaggtggagcggcaagtgttgttcgagttcgtcgttgTCCTCAAGTGAGGCTTCCGGACAAGTTCGAGTTCGTCGTTGTCCTCAAGTGAGgcttccggacaagttcgccgacttcatcgcctgctgctgccggtggattgtggacgtgatccgcgacgcgcgcggcaagatataCCTCcatatcggctgggagaagttcgcacgctaccaccaccacctcaaagccggcttcgtgctcacgttgtcctaccttggcgaggctgacatgagcgtcaaggtgttcgacgagacgcgctgccgctggcactaccacggcgacaacgccaaggaggacgacgactgagtgttatttcttcgcagcgaaaatagacACGCATGGTTTTGGATGTTCtttctcgaaagaaccaacaggggtaccgtcaccagctggattttccagtttaggtgactgggtgtgcctgagagtgttctttcttggcagcgaagacACGGAATCtacgatgccaacactagttaggtttcgatattttgcaatgttttatatttgtgtcaaccatgttccaaattatatcttcatATAAactatgttcccaattatgtattagtttgtgtgatgttttttctctttattcaaatttctatgcttttatttgagattttaattcaaatcatctatTGGGACAGTCGGTTTGGGGTCGccggtgtgagaacaacatccaaaAAATAGAGAATGCAGTACCGACGGCCCATACAGAGTGCCAGGCTGCCAGCGCCTCTACCAGCGACTATTTGAGGGACGTATGTGGAAATGATCTTAAAGCAACAACGGACGATGGATATAATTCCGGCACCTAAAGCGCCTGTAAAATCGCCGCTCTTCATGTCCATGTACTCGCCGTGCCGGGGCCGTTTTCGCGTCCGGCCTGCTCCGCGCTATCCACTATTCCACGTCCTGCAGCTCCACCGGAAGGTCTTGGCCCGGGTGTCAAGATCGTTGAGCCGTCCATCTATCTGTGTGACGCCGTGGCCCGTGGCCCGTGGCCGAGGTCCTCAAGCCGGACCCGTATCTGGCCTCGTTCGTCGCAGCGTAGTGCATCAAGGATGACTGGGAGGGCCATACCTAGACGTAGCCGTTCGTAGACGTTGCCGTTGCGATGTCATACGTAGACATAGCGGTTGCGAGGCCATACGCAGACGTCGCTGTTGTGGTGCTGTACGTAGACATAGCCGCTGCGATGTGTTCACATTGAAAGCTTTTTAAATTCTGAACGTCTCAATTCCATACGTGTCCTTGCACCCTGCCACTTCGTCAGCCTCCTCTGCGGCTGTAGTGTACTTGGCGATCGCATGGGTCAACAAACTTCTCAATAAGAAGCAATTACTAATATAATGTACTTAGTGTGAAATTGTATGCTCTAGCTAGTTTAACTAAAAGATCAATGTGATGGAGAAGGATTAGGCAATTGTATTTAACACATCTTCTCAAGTCTAGGCCGCTAAGCCGTTTTCTTTATTATCTCCCATGGGCCTTAGCAGTGTatccttggatttttttttgaaaggccGCAAATACTATTTTAAATACTGTGTTGGATTGGATTTAAACCTAGGACCTTGTTGCCCAGATACCATGTGGAATTACATGTGCTCTAGCCAGTttaaccaaaagaccgatctgatgaaGGAGGACTAGACAATTATATTCAACACTTAGCTGTGTGACCGTCCATACATGTTGTACTAGATCATCCGACGGTGGCGGATGATGCGGTGGATCACTACCACCATGGGACTGACCTAATATTATCCTATCATTTTCTTATATTTTGGGAATGCACTTGTACAAGTTTTCCAAAAACAAGTTGTAGTAAAAACTTATATCTTTAAAGTGAAAACTTGTAACAGACTTATAAGGTGTCAGCTGTCAAACCAACCAACCCATACAACAAGACGGAAACACAAATCAGCTGCTAGTAACATAAAAAGATGCCTAGAATTGGCCGCCGAGTTCATACAAATCTGTGGGTTCTGCAAAAGTCGACTATCAAATAGCATGAACTTATACTTctaaaaaataagaagaaaaatgcTACTTGCACGGAAAAGGGCATGCACGATAAGCAGATCTCCAACTttcttttttaaacataaggccatagGCCCGGCTTTATAGATAAAGCCACAACGGCAAGCATAAGTTCGATACAACCAGCAACATCAACTGGTGCCTAGCACCCACGCACACACTAGAAAAGTAGCTCATACATCCGCCCCTTGGGCACACCACAGAAGAAAACCCAAGTGAGAGAGCCGCAGAATCGGCCGTCAAGTGGcctccctcctcgtcctcgcgtgTAGTCGCCTAAGCTCGCCCAGCGCCGCGTCCAGAAGTTCCCTGTCCCGCTGTCTGACCAGCACCCTCCAGCTCTGCATATGGATAGACATGGTGAAGAGCACATCAGCAGGATGTCCGATCACCTTCCCTCAATCGCTAGCTTGTTACGTGCGTTCCAGAGCGTCCAGCCTAAGGCTGCGAAAGCAAACCAAGCTAGCCTACGGAGAGGTCCGGAAAGACCTTGGACTATGGCGATGAAGTCGCCGACCCCGGTCGGATTCCAAGTACATGGAAGGAGTTCCCTCACCCCCGCCCACATAAACCTTGCAAGATGGCACTTGAAGAAGATGTGATCGCAATCCTCCAAAGACGCCACACATTGCGCAGCCTTCCGTCGATGGCCCTCGCCTCTTAGCAACCTCGCTCTCGCCGACGGTAGCTTCCCCCCGATCAATTGCCATAGGAAGACTCCGATCTTGGGCGGGACCCTTGTGCGCCGGACTTCCTTGAAGTACGTGACTGCCGCCCCTTGTGACGGCCCGCAGTACATAGAGTGTGTGGAGTAGACCCCCAAAGGATCCGAGTGCCCAAATCACTCGGTCCTCCCCTCGTCGAAGGGGTGCGGATCAAAGATTCCGCAGAGGTTCTCCCATTCAACCATCTCGTCCGTACCGAAAGCTCTCCGGAACCTGATGCGCCATCCCCCCTCCGATCTCACCCCTGCTACCGTGGCAAAGTGGTTGTCACAGCACGCGAAGAGTCGAGGGAATAGCCGGTGGAGGGGTCCCCGCCCCGTCCACCAATCCAACCAGAAGTAGGTTCGTCTCCCATCATGAACCCGGTGCCGTGCCCCAAGCTTGAAATACCATTTCACCTTTTGGATCGCATTCCACACTTGGGACCCTCTGGTTGGAACCGCTGGGGAAAACAAGTCATTGTCGCCTAAGTATTTAGCCCTCAGGAGGTCAGCCCATAAGCCATCCTGTCGCTGGTATAATTTCCAGATCCATTTGAGCATAAAGGCAATGTTCATGGATTTTGTATTGAGGATCCCCAGACCTCCATACGCCTTAGGCTTGCACACAGTAGCCCAATCCACCATGTGGTATTTGCGCTTGTTTCCCACCCCTTCCCAGAAGAATCGggctctcgcagtattgatctccAACTTTCTCATACTTCTTCCTCCGGAAGATCTAACACTCACTCTCACCCAACCAACTATCAAGTCTCAACTCCCTTTATTCTGCAAAAGGAAGAACGAACCATGGGTCAAAACCGGCAGGAGTTTCTCCGGTATTGTAAAGTCACATTTTTATTTTCGTCAACATAAATTGCTTCCTAGTCCTAGGTTAGCTTTTCAGAAAGACAAAaagaagagagagaaaaagagtgggagagagagagagagagttgcaTCCATCCAACAACTACTATAAGTAGAGCTCTCTATCAGCTACGTAGCATGCATCGATCCAAATTCCAAACCCAAGCGACTAAGCACAATTATCAACACCCGAccgaccgccaccgccacacaccATGATGAGCATGAAGAAGGAGGCGTCCTCGCTGTCCGAGCTCGGCTTCGACGTGAACTTCGGCGCCGGCTTCTTCCGCCAGGTGCCATCATCCGTCTACGACAATGGAGAAGGGACCCAGCGCCAGCGGCGACCCACCAAGGTCTCGGTCATCGGCGCGGGAGACGTGGGCATGGCCATCGCGCAGACGATCCTCACGCAGGGCCTCGCCGACGAGATCGCCCTCGTGGACGCCGACGCCGCCAGGGTCCGCGGCGAGATGTTGGACCTGCAGCACGCCGCGGCATTCCTCCCGCGCGTCCGCATCGTCGCCGGCACCGACGTCCTCGCGCTCACCAGAGGCTCCGACCTGGCCATCGTCACGCTGCCCGGGGCGCGCCCAGTGGGCCACCGTGGCGTGGAGCTGCTGCGGAAGAACGTGgccgtgctgcgggagatcgtgccggcggtggcggagggGTCCCCGGAGTCGCTGCTGCTGGTCGTGTCGAACCCCGTGGACGTGCTCGCATACGCGGCGTGGAAGCTGTCGGGGTTCCCGGCGAGCCGCGTGATCGGCTCCGGCACCAACCTTGACTCCTCCAGGCTTCGGCGCCTCCTCGCCGACCACCTCGGCGTGGGCGCGCaggacgtgcatgcgtacatggtcgGCGAGCACGGTGGCAGCGCGGTGGCGCTGTGGTCGAGCATCAGCGTCGGCGGCATGCCGGTGCTGACCTACCTCCAGAAGACCCACGCGTCGTCTTCTTCGTCCTTCGACGGGGAGGCCCTGGAGGGGATCCGGCGGGCCGTGGTGGGCGGCGCACGCGAGGTGATCGGGCTGAAGGGGTATGCGTCGTGGGCCATTGGCTACTCGGTGGCCAGCCTTGCCCGGTCGCTCCTCCGTGACCAGCGGCGCGTCCACCCGGTCTCTGTGCTCGCTAAGGGCTTCATCCCCGGCGACGATCACCAGGTCTTCCTCAGCCTCCCAGCAAGGCTCGGCAGGGGCGGCGTGCTTGGGGTCGCGGCGGAGCTGGAGCTCACCGCCGACGAAGAAAGCACGCTCCGTCGGTCGGCGGAGACGCTCTGGGAACATTGTCAGGCGCTCGGGATATAGCAAAGATGTAACGCACACATGAATCATGAAGCTTCAATTCCAAGACTGAATAAAGAAGATTGTCGAGATACAAATTACAAATACAGTACATTGTTGTGCTGATAATTGTGCCTCCACGGTTAGGTTCTAGACCTGAAGCTATTCTTCAGGATCTAGACCGCAATAGACATGTTACATGTAACTCATCAAGCTcaacaaagttcctattttaccggtaAAAAATATACTGTATATCTTTCTATTAGAGGAGAATGTCGCTTTTTATTGGAGCAGAAGTAGTACATGTTTTTTTGTAAAATAtccttgcatctattaataatcatcaaccagaGAAGCACCCGAAAAGAGCTCTAAAAGTATAATAATTACAAATAGATTCTTGCATCACCTACAGAACACCACAAGCACTAGAGCGAGCCAAAGTCACACCACCGTCCTCACACCGTCCTCACTAGAGCAAAGCAAAGCTTATCGTAGCAGAGCTTGCTGTAATAGACAGGCGAAAAGTCATCGTGCTTAAACCTCAAAAAGCTATTGTAGAAAAGCAACAACCATCGCCTAAAGACAAGAATCATAAGTCGGAATGAGCACGCTTGCAACCACACCAACTAACACGAACACCAAACAGATCACAGGAGATCCAACGAGAAGACAACTTCACACGTCCTCCGTCGGTGCTAGGTGCACTACCGAAATGAGGATAAGGCAAGGGAAGGACCTTACTCTAACTTTAGagcgtagccgccgcctcaccgccCAAAACAAGACACTGCAAATaccttttttcgagaatacaccctagAAGGTGTATCAAATATCATAGAAGAAGAGGCTAAGACGAATGAAAAGCGCAAATAATGGTTGCACGATACAAACACGGCTCACATGGTTTACAACACAACCCACACCAGCCGGAAGACAAACTCGCTTTGCACTGTCTTGAGGAGGCGATGCACTAAGCTACTAGGCCGCGTCACGACCAACGAACGGAACTTCGAGGGGAGGAgggtgatacgtcgcaaacgtatctataatttcttatgttccatgctacttttattacaatacttgagtgttttacacatactttacagcgttattttacattttccggcactaacctattaacaagatgccgaagtgccgattcgttgttttttcgctgtttttggtttcagaaatcctagtaaggaaatattctcggaattggacgaaatcaacgcccaggggcctatttttgcacgaagcttccagaagtccgaagaggagacgaagtggggccacgaggtggccagacaccagggcggtgcggccctgtggtgtcggcgcctcgtgacgccctttgacctacccttccgcctacttaaagcctccgtcgcgaaaccccctgtaccgagagctacgatacggaaaacattactgagaggccgccgccgccaatcccatctcgggggattcaggagatcgcctccgacaccctgccggagaggggaatcatcaccggaggggctctacatcatcatgcccacctccggattgatgcgtgagtagttcatccttggactatgggtccatagcagtagctagatggttgtcttctccgcttgtgctttcattgttatagatcttgtgagctgcctaacatgatcaagatcatctatttgtaatgttacatgttgtgtttggtgagatccgatgaatagagaatactatgttaagttgattatcaatctatcatatatgtgttgtttatgttcttgcatgctctccgttgctagtagaggctctggccaagttgatacttgtaactccaagagggagtaattatgctcgatagtgggttcatgcctccattaaatctaggacagtgacagaaagttctaaggttgtggatgtgctgttgctactagggataaaacattgatgctttgtctaaggatatttgtgttgattacattacgcaccatacttaatgcaattatctgttgttcgcaacttaatacctggaaggggttcggatgataacctgaaggtggattatttaggcatagatgcatgctggatagcggtctatgtactttgtcgtaatgccctgattaaatcacatagtaatcatcgttgatatgtattgaatctccatttgtcaattgctcgtctgtaatttgttcacccagcatgttagttatcttattggagagacaccactagtgaactgtggaccccggtccattcttttacatctgaatacattctattgtttttactgttctttgcaaacaaccaccatcttccactcgatacgcttaatcctttgttttcagcaagccggtgagattgacaacctcactattacgttggggcaaagtcctttgattgtgttgtgcaggttccacgttggcgccggtttcactggtgttgcgccgcactacattcctccaccaacaaccttcacgtgcttcttggctcctactggttcgataaccttggtttctttctgagggaaaacttgtcactgtgcgcatcataccttcctcttggggttcccaacggacgtgtacatctacgcgcatcaagaccgttttctggcgccgttgccggggagatcaagacacgctgcaaggggagtctccacttccaatctctttactttgtttttgtcttgctttattttatttactactttgtttgctgcacttaaacaaaacaaaaaaaaattagttgctagctttactttatttactgtcttgttctctatatcaaaaacacaaaaaaatagttacttgtctttactttatttgcctagttaatttactactgttataatgggtactcctgaaaatactaagttgtgtgacttcactagcacaaataataataattgtatatgtactcctattgctccacctgctactacagcagaattctatgaaattaaacccgctttcatcgaatcttgttatgagagagaaattttccggtgttagtaccgatgatgctgctgcccatcttaataattttgttgaactttgtgaaatgcaaaagtataaggatatacgtggtgatattataaaactgaaattgtttcctttctcattaagaggaagagctaaagattggttgctatctttgcctaagaatagtattgattcatggactaaatgtaaagatgcttttattagtaaatattatcctcctgctaagatcatatctttgagaagtagcattatgaattttaaacaatttgataatgaacatgttgctcaagcatgggagagaatgaaatctttggtaaagaattgcccaacccatggactgactacttggatgatcatccaaatcttttatgcaggattgaatttttcctcaaggaacctattggattcagctgctggaggtacttttatgtccatcactgcgGGCGCCgcgactaaattacttgatgatatgatgatcaattactctgaatggcacactgaaagaactcctcaaggtaagaaggtaaattctgtcgaagaaacctcttccttgggtgataagattgatgctattatgtctatgcttgcaaatggtagatctcatattgaccctaataatgttcctttagcttcattggttgctcaagaagaaaatgttgatgtgaatttcattaggagtaataatttcaacaacaatgcttataggaataattatggtaacaacaactttaggccatatccttctaatagtaatggttatggtaattcttatggtaattcttacaacaataataagagtgtaccctctggtcttgaagtgatgcttaaagaatttattagtacacaaactgctttcaataaaactattgaagaaaagcttgataaaattgatattcttgcttctaaggttgatagtcttgctcttgatgttgatcttttaaaattgaaagttatgcctgagaaagttgaagatgctaggtttgctaaaacaaatgccatccaagttagaattaatgataatattagattgttggctgaattgcatgctaggtgggatagagaagaaaaagaaaaacttgctaaagaaaataatgtagctaaagtatggactattaccaccactagtaatgttgattcttcaaatgttgctgcacctcctactatcaatggtaaaataattggtgttggcaatgtttctactcctagtgcaaagcgcacaaAATTGCCTGGCTATCTGAAACAATtgtttgtgataaagctgctgaaatttttcaaaatattggtgacaatgattccattgctgtagaacataatggtttagactttgatgattgtcatattactgaagttataaagttcttacaaaaacttgctagaagtcccaatgctagtgctataaatttagcctttacaaaacacattacaaatgctctcattaaagctagggaagagaaattaaaacttgaagcttctatttctaggaagttagaagatggttgggagcccatcattaaaatgaaattcaatgattttgagtgtaatgctttatgtgatcttggtgcaagtatttctgttatgcctaagaagatttatgatatgcttgacttgccaccattgaagaattgttatttggatgttaatcttgctgataatgttaaaaagaaacctttggggaggattgataatgtgcgcattacgattaacaataaccttgtccccgttgattttgttgtcttggatatcgaatgcaatgcatcttgtcctattgtgttgggaagaccttttcttcgaaccgttggagctgttattgatatgaaggaaggtaatattaaatatcaattccctctcaagaaaggtatggaacacttccctagaaagagaatgaagtttccttttgattctattattagaacaagctatgatgttgatgcttcgtctcttgatgttacttgatttgcactttctgcgcctagctgaaaggcgttaaagaaaagcacttcttaggagataacccatgtgtttattttactacatcaatttttgttttgttgagtcttggaagttgtttaatactgtagcaacctctccttatcatgtttttgtgccaagtaaagtttctatgttaaagttgatgttatatttgggatcgctgcgcagaaacagcattgctgtctgtaacgaattctggcacaagtctctgtaaaaaattcgaaaaaacctgcaaatttacgagcgtgatcctcagatatgtacgcaactttcattagttttgagtttttccatttgagcaagttaagtgcccagtccagatgcatctttacggactgttctgttttgacagattctgtcttttatttcgcattgccgcttttgctatgttgaatgagtttctttgttccattaactttcagaagctttgtgcaatgtccagaagtgttaagaatgattgtgtcacctctgaatatgtgaatttgtggttatgcactaaccctctcatgactttgcttgaagtttgtgtgaaggaagttttcaagggtcaagagaagaggatgatatactatgatcaagaagagtgaaaggtctaagcttggggatgccccggtggttcatccctgcatattttaagaagaatcaagcatttaagcttggggatgcccaaggcatccccttcttcatcgacaacattatcaggtcacttctagtgaaactatatttttattccgtcacattcttatgttctttacttggagcgtcggtttgttttttgttttgtttgaataaagttggatctcgccattcttatattggagatattacgctccgctttttcttatggaacacttgtgttcttaattgtgctttaatgttcatggcgaaagcttattgcttcgttaaattgttatttggttggaattggaaagtgctgcatatggtttggcaatttggcaattgtttgagctctcatagatcatgtttaagctcttgcatcatgtagtttaatctattaatgaagaactactgtagagcttgtttaatttggtttgcatgattgatctctctaagtatagatattttcgggtaaagtgtttgaacaacaaggaagacagtgtagagccttataatgcttgcaatatgttcttgtgtgaattttgctgtacctgttcatacttgtgtttgcttcaaacaaccttgctagcccaaaccttgtactgagaggaaatgcttctcgtgcatccaaacaccttgagccaaactctatgccatttgtgtccaccatatctacctactatgtggtatttttctgccattccaaagtaaattacttgagtgctacctttgaatttcattcctctacctttacaatatatagctcatgggacaaatagcttaaaaactattgtggtaatgaatatgtagttatgtgtcttaattcttataagttgcttgttgagcggtaaccatgttttcacggggacgccatcaactttacctttgttggatatcatgtgagatgctatgcatgttcgtcttgtctgaagtagtggACTTCACGAtctaatggtttgagtatgcatatgttagagaagaacattgagccgctaactaaagccatatatcatggtggaagtttcagtttggacatacaacctcaatctcctatgagaatattaactattgttgaatgcttaagcatgaaaaagaggagtccattatctgttgtctatgttgtcccggtatggatgtctaagttgagaa contains the following coding sequences:
- the LOC124684114 gene encoding L-lactate dehydrogenase B-like; this translates as MMSMKKEASSLSELGFDVNFGAGFFRQVPSSVYDNGEGTQRQRRPTKVSVIGAGDVGMAIAQTILTQGLADEIALVDADAARVRGEMLDLQHAAAFLPRVRIVAGTDVLALTRGSDLAIVTLPGARPVGHRGVELLRKNVAVLREIVPAVAEGSPESLLLVVSNPVDVLAYAAWKLSGFPASRVIGSGTNLDSSRLRRLLADHLGVGAQDVHAYMVGEHGGSAVALWSSISVGGMPVLTYLQKTHASSSSSFDGEALEGIRRAVVGGAREVIGLKGYASWAIGYSVASLARSLLRDQRRVHPVSVLAKGFIPGDDHQVFLSLPARLGRGGVLGVAAELELTADEESTLRRSAETLWEHCQALGI